DNA from Natronospira bacteriovora:
CAAGTTTGCCGACATGGCCAACATCGGCGGCAAGGAAGCCGGCTCGATCACCGCCGGCTGTTTCCTGGCCCGCTACACCGAAGGCCAGCGCTGGGCCCATATTGATGTGGCCGGCTCGGCCTGGGTCAGTGGCAATGGCCCCAACAAGGGCGCCACCGGACGGCCCGTGCCGCTGCTCAGCCAGTACCTGATCGACAAGGCCTGAACCGGATTCCCTCCGGTGACACCCCGGTGGCCTCGGCCACCGGGGTTTTTTGTATCCGGGGCACCGGGCTCTTGCCAGGGATCGAAAAACCCGAAGGAATGTTTGACAAGTGCCTCATTTGCAACCAGACTTTCCCAAACCACTGAAGGCAGGGCATTCATGACCCGGGTGGATTTCTACCTCCTTTCGCAGCAACAGCCCACGGCACAGGAGCAGTTCGTGTGCCGTCTCACCGAGAAGGCCTTCCGGCTCGGGCACCGCATCTTTCTCCACGGCAAGGACGAGCAGCAGGCCCGCAAGCTGGACGAACTGCTGTGGACTTTCCGTGATCGCAGTTTCATTCCCCACGGCCTGGCCGCCGACGTGGACGCCGAACCCGATTTCCCGGTGGTCATCGGCAGCGGCGAGGCGCCCAGGGGTGATTACGATCTGCTGATCAACTGCGCTGACGACATCCCCGACTTCTTCAGCCGCTTCGAGCGGGTGGTAGAAACCATTCCCAACGAGGATCAGGCCAAGGCCCGCGGCAGAACGCGTTACCGCTTCTACCGCGACCGGGGCTATCCGCTGGAAATGCACCGGCTCTAGAGGAGATCAGCCATGCGTGGGCGAGATGGCAAAGGTGGTGGCAAGGAACATATCCCGACCCTGCGGGAAGTGGTGCAGCCTGGCAGCAAGGCCGCTCCACCCCCCAATCTTGATCTGTTCGAAGACCCGCCTGCCGCCACGGAGCCGGCTGCCGCGGCCGGCCCCGATGAGGCCGAACGCCTGCGCCAGGCCTTCATCGAGGAGCTGGACCGCCGGGTGGAGAATCTGATTCGCTCGCGTGTGCAGCGCCTGGCGGACAGCCTGGCCGAAGATGTGATGAAAACCCTCAAACGCGAAATCCGGAACATCGCGAAAGATCAGGAACGGCCCTGACCCTCCACTCCCCCACCTGACGAGATTTCTCTCCTGGTTCACTCAAATAACACTGCCATTGGATAGGCTGTGCCCTTCGACACGGTGACGGGGGGCGTTGCGGCCGAGGGTCTGGCGGGCTTGCTCAGGATCGCTGTGAGGCCCTTCCCTTCGCCCCCAACGAACCCGCGTTCACAGTGAGATTCGTCGCTCCAAGGCGCAGTGCGCAGCACAGTAGTTCAACTACGGGCAAGCACTGCAACGCCGGAGCGGCGGATCTCACTGTGAACCCGGAGGGACCACACGTATTTCGCCTCTCGCTTTGTTGCGCCTCGCTCATGTAGCACAGCGGCTACACCACGCTCGGCGCGCCGCACGAGAGACGAAATACGTGCGGTCGCGGGCTCGTTGGGGGCGAAGGGAAGGGCCTATCCCTGTACGCTCTGGGGGCGACGTCCTGTCGCCCACAGTCCTGAGCAAGCCCGCCAGACCCTCGGCCTATCTTGGGTGTTGGTCACCTGGGCACTGCCAACCGAAGAACCTGTTCAGGCTGCAGCTGTAACCACTTCATGTGCCCTATTGAAGTCACAGATTTCACAGCCTGAAAACGCTCTCAGTTGGCAGGGCCCAGGTGACCCCACCAAACAGTAGACCCAGGGGCAGACGGGGGCTTCGTAGGGCTGTGAGCGACAGGGATGTCGCGGTCAGAGCCTCCAGGGATGGATTAACGGCGTCCCTGCGAAGCCCCCGTCTGCCCCTGGGTCGGGACGCCCCCCGTCACCGAGCCGAAGGGTCCAGCCTCACAAGAAGCCAAGAACCACGCCCCTGCCAATCCCCCCACCACACCCGCTATAATGCAACGTTTTTCCGCGATCCGAACTCAAGGCCTCGCCCCATGGACAAGACCTACGATCCCCGCAATCTCGAGCAGGCACGTTACCGGGAATGGGAAGAAAAGGGCTATTTCGCCCCCGCCAGCCTGAGCGGCGACCCGTACTGCATCATGATCCCGCCACCCAACGTGACCGGCAGCCTGCACATGGGGCACGCCTTCCAGGACACCATCATGGACGCGCTGATCCGCTTCCAGCGCATGCAGGGCAAGGACACCCTCTGGCAGCCCGGCAGCGACCACGCCGGCATTGCCACCCAGATGGTGGTGGAACGACAGCTGAACGCCGAAGGCAAGACCCGCCATGATCTGGGGCGGGAAGCCTTCGTGCAGCGGGTGTGGGAATGGAAGGAGGAATCCGGTGGCACCATCCAGGGCCAGCTGCGGCGCATGGGCGCCTCGGTGGACTGGTCGCGGGAACGCTTCACCATGGATGACGGCCTGTCCAGGGCCGTGCGCGAGGTCTTCGTGCGCCTGCATGAAGAAGGCCTGATCTATCGCGGCAAGCGCCTGGTCAACTGGGACCCGGTGCTGCACACCGCCCTGTCCGATCTGGAAGTGGAATCGGAAGAGGAAAACGGCCACCTCTGGCACTTCCGTTATCCCCTCAGTGACGGCAGCGGCCATGTCTCGGTGGCCACCACCCGGCCCGAGACCATGCTGGGTGACACGGCCGTGGCGGTGCACCCCGAGGATGAGCGTTATCGCGGGCTGATCGGCAAGACCATTCGCCTGCCGATCACCGGGCGCGAGATCCCCATCGTGGCCGATGACTACGTGGATCCGGCCTTTGGTTCTGGCTGTGTGAAGATCACCCCCGCCCATGACTTCAATGACTACGCCATCGGTGAACGGCACGAGCTGCCGCTGATCAATGTGATGGATGCCAACGCGGCGATCCTGTCAGCGGACACCGCCCGTGAA
Protein-coding regions in this window:
- a CDS encoding DNA polymerase III subunit chi; amino-acid sequence: MTRVDFYLLSQQQPTAQEQFVCRLTEKAFRLGHRIFLHGKDEQQARKLDELLWTFRDRSFIPHGLAADVDAEPDFPVVIGSGEAPRGDYDLLINCADDIPDFFSRFERVVETIPNEDQAKARGRTRYRFYRDRGYPLEMHRL